Proteins encoded within one genomic window of Glycine soja cultivar W05 chromosome 1, ASM419377v2, whole genome shotgun sequence:
- the LOC114409861 gene encoding protein bfr2-like: MQAVSLSPLSFRDSSDEFAGKFEHDFMAKLKINEEKVENENEEKHNEDEIEEEEEEEEEEEEEEFSFVLTNSDGSPISADDAFDNGQIRPIFPIFNQDLLFSDDYDGGEGLRQPIKVFVEHKDEFLSEAAPAEGAYCEWNPKAAVKSNSTGFSKLWRFRDVKLRSNSDGKDAFVFLNHAAPAKPAEKARSVVVKKGKTTTTTAAASAHEKHYIMSRARKESDKRKSYLPYKQNMLGFFANANGLSRNVHPY, translated from the coding sequence ATGCAAGCCGTTTCGCTCTCACCTTTGTCGTTTAGGGATTCTTCCGACGAGTTCGCTGGAAAGTTCGAACACGATTTCATGGCCAAGCTCAAAATCAACGAAGAGAAAGTCGAAAACGAAAACGAAGAGAAGCATAACGAAGATgagatagaagaagaagaagaagaagaagaagaagaagaagaggaagagttTAGCTTCGTTCTCACGAATTCCGATGGATCGCCGATCTCCGCCGACGACGCGTTCGACAACGGCCAGATTCGTCCGATTTTTCCGATTTTCAACCAGGATCTTCTGTTCTCCGACGATTACGACGGCGGAGAAGGTCTCCGGCAGCCGATAAAGGTCTTCGTCGAACATAAGGATGAATTTCTGTCGGAGGCGGCGCCGGCGGAAGGAGCGTACTGCGAGTGGAATCCGAAAGCGGCGGTGAAGAGCAACTCGACGGGATTCTCGAAGCTGTGGAGGTTCCGCGACGTGAAGCTGCGGAGCAACAGCGACGGAAAAGACGCGTTCGTGTTCTTGAACCACGCGGCGCCGGCGAAGCCGGCGGAGAAGGCGAGAAGTGTCGTCGTGAAGAAGGGGAAAACAACGACGACGACGGCGGCGGCGTCTGCGCACGAGAAGCATTACATTATGAGCAGAGCGAGGAAAGAGAGCGATAAACGGAAGTCGTATTTGCCGTATAAGCAAAATATGTTAGGGTTCTTCGCCAACGCCAACGGATTGAGCAGAAATGTTCATCCTTATTGA